In Deltaproteobacteria bacterium, the genomic stretch TGAAGGGCTCATGATTCCCTGTCCAGAGAAAAAAAACAGGACGAGGTCCCGGGGCTTGATGATCTCCCTGTAACGTCGGAAGAGGGCGAGAATATTCTTGCGGGAAGGGAAGAGGGGATCCCGGCGGTCCAATTCATCGCTCAAAAGAAACACCTTCCGAAATCCTCCCTTTTCCCGAAGGACCTCGGCAATTCCCCGGGCATCGCCACCACTCCCCGGTGAATCAACGATTCGGGGATCCTCGTAATTGCTGATGCCAATGCAAAAGGCCCATCTGTCACCTTCACCGGCGCCAAGAGGAGTCCCGGGATCGGCCGAAGCGCGGGAAAAAAGGCAGGAGAAGAACAAAACCTCCAGGAAAAAAATGGTCAGAAAGAACGGGATCTTTTTCATCCATGACTCCGGGAGCTATGGGTTTTTCAGAAATTACTTTTTAATTGGGGGGGCTGTCAAGCAGCATGTTTCTCTCATTCCCCACTCGAAGGTTTTCATTGACACCCTTTTTCAAATAGGATAGACGACATCCATAATCCGTCCGCGAACAACCGGCTTCCGGTTTTTCTTCGATGGAATGCGAAGTTCGCGGAACGGCAGGAGGCTTTGCTTGAGTCCAACTGGGAGGGGATACAACTCCGGAATGGATACCGGATCGATATCGCCCCATTGGAGGTGCTCCGAGGAGTTCGGGGTGCCTCTTTTTGTTTTTCCCCACCGGAGGGGAAGGAGGAGAAAATGGACAGAAAAAAAGTGACCATCGCGGAATTGCACCAAAAAAAGGTCTCGGGACAAAAAATCACCATGATGACGGCCTACGATTACCCCACTGCAGCCCTCGTGGACGAGGCCGGCATCGACACCATTCTCGTTGGAGACTCACTGGGGATGGTCGTGTTGGGTTATGAATCCACCGTCCCCGTGACCATGGATGAGATGATTCACCACTGCAAGGCGGTCACCCGGGCCGTAAAGGGGGCTTTCGTGGTGGGTGACATGCCCTTTATGTCCTATCATGCCAGCGTGGAAAAAGCCATCGAGAACGCCGGCCGGTTTATCAAGGAGGCGGCCTGCGATTGCGTCAAGCTTGAGGGTGGAAGCGAGATGGCACCCGTGGTCCAGGCCATTGTACGCGCAGGCATTCCGGTCTGCGCCCATATCGGTTTGACCCCCCAAACGGCCACCATGCTCAGCGGCTTCAAGGTCCAGGGAAAGGACGCGGAGAGCGCCAAGGCGCTGGTCCAATCGGCCGAAGACCTCGAAGAGGCAGGGGCCTTCATGATCGTGATGGAATGCATCCCGGATCTCCTGGCCTCCAAAATCACCCGGAAACTCCGCATTCCCACCATCGGGATCGGGGCCGGAAAGGACTGTGATGGGCAGGTCCTGGTGTACCATGATCTTGTGGGACTCTTTGAACGCTTCACCCCCAAGTTCGTGAAGCAGTATATCAACCTCGCCCCTAAGATCAGGGAAGCCCTGGCAAAGTTTAAGGCCGAAGTGGAGGAGGGGAGTTTCCCGGGCCCCGAACACACCTTCGCCATGCAACCCGAGGAGGCGAAGAAAATCGAGTAAAGGAAGACGCCGGGACCCGGGTCGTTTCGGCAATTGGGGGATTTCCGGCAAGACAACGGGCTTTGAGGAGCCCTTTCAGGGAGGAGCAGCATGAATTTTCTCGTAGTTGGGGCCGGTGCTATGGGTTGTCTCTTTTCCGCGAGGCTCAAGGGAGCCGGGTATGAGGTGGCGCTGCTGGAAAAGGTTCCGGAACGGGCCCGTCGGATCAACGAGCAAGGGATCCGGGTGGAAGGGATCAGCGGCGAATACACGGCCCACGTCCAAGCCTTCATCGAAGTGCCCTCCTTTTCGCCCGATGTCGTCCTTATCTGCGTAAAGTCAACCGACACCCGCAAAGCGGCTGAAGGGGTAAGGGCCTGTGTCGGTCCCGAATCCCGGATTCTGACCCTTCAAAACGGCCTCGGGAACGTGGAGATCCTGGAGGAAATTTTCGGAAAGGACAGGGTTCTCGGGGGGGTTACGGCCGAGGGAGCGACGGTCCTGGCTCCCGGCCATATTCGCCATGCTGGGCGCGGGGAAACCCTGATCGGACCCCGGAGTGGAGAAGGGAACCCGGTGGAGGAAATCGTTTCCGCTTTCAACCGCGCCGGCTTCAAGTCCCGCTCCATCGAAAACGTCCAGGACCTTATCTGGGGAAAGCTCATCATCAACGTGGGGATCAACGCCCTTACCGCCCTGACGGGCCTCAAAAACGGCCGGCTGGTCAAGTTTGAAGGCACCCTGGCCATTATGGAAAAAGCAGTGGAGGAGGCAGACGCCGTGGCCCGGGCCAAGGGAATTCACCTCCCTTACCCGGACCCCCTAGCCCGGGTAAAGGAGGTGTGCGAGGCCACGGCCGAAAATGTGGCCAGCATGCTGCAAGATATCCTGAATAAAAAAACCACGGAAATTGATTTCATCAACGGGGCGATCGTGCGGGAAGGTGAGGCCCTGGGGATACCCACACCGGTTAATTTCACCCTGACGGCACTGGTCCGCACGATCCAGAAGAGTTACGATGAGCGGATATTTTAGGGGTGCCCCTCTATTAAAACGAATCAGATAGGCCGGGTGAGCCGGATTTTCCATTCAATTTTGTCCCCCACCCCCCGGGTCTTGACCTCCTTGATCAGTACATTTTCGTGTCGGTCAGGGAGGGTCAGGGAAGCGTTGATGCCCTTTACAGTGGTATCACGGAAAATACTCCCCGTGACCCGAACTTCCGGAACCCCTTTCTCTGCCTGGCGCCTGGCGTTCAGCTCCGCGATTTTATCCTGAATCCCCCTGATCTCCTCCTCAACTGGTACGGCCTTCTTTTCAAGGTCCGACTTCTCACCGGAGAGCCGGTCCTGCTCTTCAAACAGCCCCTCAAGATCCTTTTCCCTCCCCTCTATCCGTTCTTGAAGGGCCTTCATAGTGGCCTCAATCCGTAAGCGCTGCTCTTCGTCTCCGGCTGCCTCCGGTTCCTGCATCTTTTCCTGGAGTTGCTTCAAGGTCATTCTATCCCTGTCCTGTTCCTGGGCCAGGTTGCCGAGTTCTTCTTGGGCCTTGTCGGATTCCTTCTTGATCTTTTCAAGACGGAGCCTGATTTCCCGTATTTTCTCTTCCTTGGCCGCCAATTCCTCCCTTAAAGACTCGATCGCCTTTCGGATTCTCATGTCTTCGCCCACGATCAGGGTGCAGGGTTTGGTTTTCTCCGAACCGATCTGGCCGGCCCGGATTCCTTTCTTGGCTGAGATCATGGAAGAGAAAACCACGCCCTCAGGGATACTCAAAGAACCGCTCGTCTCAATCCGGGAGTCAATGATCTCCTTTTCGATCACCACGTCACCCCCGGCCTCGATCTGAGCATCCCGAACGAATGTGGAACTCACCAGCCCTCCGGCCTTCATGCGGGTACCGATAATTCCCCCGGAAACCACCACGTCCTCCTGGGATTCAATCTCGGCCCGTAGGATTTCTCCCGCGAAAATCTTGACCCCTTTGACCTGGAGACCGTTCTGTACCGATCCGGAAACCCGGATATCCCCCTCGAATTCGATGTTCCCCCTCTTGATGTCCACGTCCCCGTCGATTTCCAGGAGAGGAAGGACGGAGATACATCCGTCCGCCTGGATGACCGGCCTCCCATCGACCTCCGCGATCACTTTGAGAGCTTCCCTGGAAAGGCTCACTCCCGGTCCCGCCCGGAAAGGAGGACTTTCAGGCATCGGTGGGGGAATAGGATTTCCAAAAACATCCATCCCCACCTCCCCCTCCTCCGGGAAGTATTCAGCCAGGACATCTCCACGTTTTACCCGGGAAAAATCGGGGCGCCCCTCCGAACCCTTTGTGTCGTCCCCGGGCTGGGGTCGGTCGAAGTAAAATCTTATTCCTCGCTCTCCCGCTTCCTCCGGGGGAGTGCCTTGAGCGACCAGGAGGTGTTTCCCCTCCCCGAACTGGCTCTCCAGGTATCTCTGGATAAGAAAATCCTCGATAATCCCATGAACGATCCCGTGGGACCGGAGAAAGGCCTTGACATCGGCGAGGGTCACAGGTATCGGAGGAAGCCCTTCATCCTCCCGGGGTACAAGAAGCGCGGTCAGCCTGTCTTCGGAGACCTCCAGTCGGAAGGGTGGGCCCTCTCTGGATACCCGGGGTGGTGCAACCGCCTCCGACTCTCCCTCCGCTTGTTCCTGGTGAAGGGCCTCCTGTCGCCTGAGGATTGAATCTCGTTGTTGCGGGGTCATTGTACCGGATCGAACCAGAAGTTCACCAATGGAGACCACAACCTTTTTTTTCTTGAAGATCCTTTTTTGCTGTTCCAGGGCATGATTCACGTCATCCTGGGTGGCGAACTGGTTCTCCACCGCGAGGCGGCCGAATCTCAAGTCCGCCTGCCTGGTCTGGATCAAGGACTGAACAGAGAGGAGAAAATTCAACTGGTTTTCATTAATCACCCCGCGATGGAGGAGAAGCTGGCCCAGGGGCACGGATTGCCCCTCCTTCACCATCTTTGCCTGCTCAAGGACCACTTCCATCACCTGTTCCCTGGAGGCGAACATATATTTAACCGTCAGCTTTCCGATCAGGAGGGTACCGTCATTACAATCGATCCCCTGGGCCTCGGCCGGCTCGCAGGGATGTTCTTTCTCATCCGCACCCTTCACCGGGGCCAGGGGGAAGACCGCCCCGCATTGCTTACAGGGAAGGTCCCTGCCCAAAAGGGCCTTGGGGACCCTGTAAGAAAAGTTGCAAACAGGGCAATATACGATCTGATGCTCTTTTTCGGTCATTCAACCCTCACTTTTGAAGGGCACAACAAAGAACTAAAAATTTGTGAAGGTACTATAAAACAAAATCATCCTTTTGTAAAGTATATTATTTTGGTCAAAGTTGGGGATTATACTCCTGGAAAAGGACTTTTGATGCTCATTTTGTTTTGACATCATAAGGCCTATATGGTAGGCGATATACGCTTGGGAGAAAACTTATCAGGCCGGAGGTTGGCGATGTTTGAAATTCTTAAGAGACAGGAAATGGCGGATGGGACGGTGGTCATGAACGAGATCAGCGCGCCCCTGATCGCCCAAAAGGCCAAACCGGGGCAGTTTGTCATCCTGAAGGCCAACGAAACGGGAGAGCGGATACCCCTTACCATGGCGGATACGGATCCCAAGAAGGGGACCATCACGATCATTTACCAGGTGGTGGGCAAGTCGACCGCTCTTTTCAAGACCCTTCAAGCCGGGGACAAGTTTCAAGATGTGATCGGCCCTTTAGGCAGACCCACGGACCTGGAGAAGGTGGGCACTGTGGTTTGCGTGGGGGGAGGAACGGGAATCGCTGTTCTCCATCCCATCACCCGAGGACTCAAGGAAATCGGAAATCACGTGATCGCCATCATCGGGGCCAGGAGCAAAGACCTCCTCATTCTGGAAGACAAGATGAAGGCTGCCTCCCATGAACTTCATGTATGCACGGACGATGGTTCTTACGGGCACCATGGATTTGTAACCGAGGTCCTGAAGGAGGTGCTCGAAAAGGACAAGGTGGGCCTGGTGGTCGGCATCGGGCCTGTGCCTATGATGAAATTCGTTTCCAAGATGACGGCCGAATACAAGGTCAAGACCCTTGTCAGCTTGAATGCCATCATGGTGGATGGAACGGGAATGTGCGGCTGCTGCAGGGTCAGTATCGGGGGAAAGACGAAATTCGCTTGCGTGGACGGCCCCGAGTTTGACGGACATCAAGTAGACTTCGAAGAGTTGGCCCAGCGCCTCGAAGCTTATAAGGATGAAGAACGACAGGCCTACGAGAGATTCATGGCCGAATGCCGGGCCGATTAGACGGTTGTTTTTCCATTGCACCCCCGGCCCCAAACCTTCGACAGGTACCGCCTGCCGGTAGATTTCAAGATTGAGTATGATTTCCCCCCTGGAATCGGGGACCCCGGAGGGGTGAAGGAAAGACGCTCGAGTGCATGGTCGATAGGGTGGAGGAAATCCAGGCCAAGGGAGGAGAAAGATGCCAGAGAAAGCGCAAAAAAAGGAAAAAATCCCCCGGCAACCCATGCCGGAACAAGAACCCGAGGTAAGACGCAGGAATTTCAAGGAAGTTCCCCTCGGGTATACCCCGGAATTGGCGATGAAAGAGGCCGAAAGGTGCCTGCAATGCAAGAAACCCAGTTGTATGGAAGGATGTCCCGTGTCGGTGAACATTCCCGAGTTCATCAAGTTCATAAAGGAAGGGGATTTCACCAAGGCTATTCGAAAAATATGGGAACGAAACGCCCTTCCTGCGGTGTGCGGCAGGGTCTGCCCCCAGGAAATCCAGTGTGAAGGCAAATGCATCCTCGGGAAGAAAGGGGAACCTGTTGCCATCGGAAACCTGGAACGCTTTGTGGCCGACTGGGAAAGGGTCAACGGCAAGGGAGAGCTGCCCCCCAAGGCCTCCCCCACCGGGAAAAAAGTGGCCGTGGTGGGTTCCGGTCCTGCGGGGCTTACGGTTGCGGGTGACTTGATCCTCAAGGGTCATGAAGTAACCATATTCGAAGCCTTCCACAAACCAGGAGGAGTCTTGACTTACGGCATCCCCGAATTCAGGCTCCCCAAGGAGATTGTTTTCTCAGAGGTCCATTTTCTTGAAAGGCTGGGATGCCGGGTGGAATGTAACGTGGTGGTCGGCCGGACCATCACCCTGGATGAAATCTTCGCCCAAGGGTTCGACGCGATCTTTGTGGCCGTTGGTGCGGGGCTGCCGAGCTTCCTGAACATCCCTGGCGAAAATCTGATCGGTATTTACTCGGCCAACGAATATCTCACCCGGTCCAATCTCATGAAGGCATATCTCTTTCCTGAATATGACACGCCCATCGCCCATGGAAAAAACGTGGTGGTCATCGGGGCGGGAAACGTGGCCATGGATTCCGCAAGGACCGCAATGCGGCTTGGCGCGGAAAAGGTGCGCATCGTATACCGGCGATCCAGGGCCGAGATGCCTGCCCGGGCCGCGGAAATACACCACGCTGAAGAAGAAGGGATCGAGTTCTTCCTCCTCACCGCCCCCACGCGGTTCATAGGGGATGAAAAGGGGAGGGTGACAGGGATGGAATGCCTCAAGATGGAACTCGGGGAACCGGACGATTCAGGCCGCCGTCGACCGGTGCCTGTGGAAGGCTCGGAGTTCGTCCTGGACTGCGACCTGGCCGTGATCTCCGTCGGGGCCGGGGCAAATCCTCTCTTGACCCAGTCCACTCCGGATTTGAAACTAAACAAATGGGGATATATCCTGGCTGACCCCAAGACCGGAAAAACGACCAAAAAGGCTGTCTGGGCGGGCGGCGATATTGTGACGGGTCAGGCAACGGTCATCCTGGCCGCCGGGGCAGGGAGAATCGCCTCTGATTCCATTCACGATTATCTGACTTGGGGCTGGTAATCAAAATTCCCTGACAGGCTGTTGAAAAACGTAGCGAGCGCAGTAGTTGTTTTTCAACAGCCTGCTAAAAGGGGGGCAGGATTCTTTTGTGAGCCCTTTTTAATCACCGGAACAAACTTCTTTGCACTATCCGAAACGGTCCCCCCGCCTCTATTTCCCCCCGGCAACAACCGATCCGAGACCTTTGAAAAACGTTCAATTTTGTTCAAGGTCAAGGAAGGCGAAAATTTCAACCGCAGGAATACATTTAGTATTTTGAGGATTGAAATTTGAGCCTGACGCCGCAATTGCTCCGATCCCTTACGTGGGATCAATGGTTCCGTATTTTTCGGTGTCCCGGAGAGATGAGAGAGAGACAAAGACTTTTTCCCGGTAATACGCCAACTCCTTGATGGATTCGAGGATGTCACTCATGGCAAGGTGGGCTTTATTCTTCTTGTAGGGAGGAAGGGTGGGATACCACCGAGAAACAAGTTCCTTGATGGAACTGACATCGATGTTTCGGTAATGGAGGAAAGACTCCAACTTGGGCATATGGCGAATCAAGAACCTGCGGTCCTGCCATACCGAATTCCCGCAAAGGGGGGACTCCCCTGTCTTGCAATGAGATGAGAGAAACTTGAGCGTTTCCTCCTCAGCCTGTTCACAGGTGAAGGAGGAGGCTCGTACCCGGTCCAGAAGCCCGGATTCTTCGTGCTGGGTTTTGCTCCAGGGGTCCATGCCGCCGAGGGAAGCCTCCGGGTAGTGAATGGCGATATTCGGCCCACGGGCCAGGATGTGGAGGTCGCCGTCGGTCACCAATGAAGCGATTTCAAGGATGACTTGTTTTTCAGGGTCCAGGCCGCTCATCTCCAGATCGATCCAAATCAAAGGCCTGCTCATTCTTTCCCCTCCAGGCTCATGTACGGCAACATGCTGATTTCAGTGACTATAGGAGAAAACCACCCCACTGTCAAAGCAAATCAGGCCCACCACCTCCGGGTAGAAACCGCAAAAACAAAGCGGCGACCGGGGGAATCGCCCTTACACCCATTGACACCGAGGAGCCCCGACTCTTTTCCGGCAACTACCATGGGGGCCCGAGGGCCGGGACCTAAATCGCGTTGATTTTTAAACAGGATTTGGTAAAGTACTTGATCTAATCGAGAGATGGCGGTAAATCCGGGGGATCTCGGGTTAGCGCCCATTCATAATCAGGCTGTTTTATTCAAGGTCAAGCCTCCGGCCTAAGGGAGGGTGAAAACCTTAATCCTAGGAATATGCTAGAGTATTTCAAGGACAAAAATATGCGCCTGATCCAAAAACTGAGGGGAAGGGGCCATTTATGGATGGGCGCGGATTAATCTCCAAAGAAAAACGGTGCAGGCATGATCAAACGTTATACACGCCCTGAGATGGGCCGCATATGGGGGGATGAAAACCGGTTCGCAAAATGGCTCGAAGTGGAAATTGCGACTTGCGAGGCCATGGCCGAGCAAGGCCTGATTCCCAGGGAATCCCTCGAAAATATCAAGAACCGGGCCAGCTTCTCGGTTGAGCGGATACTGGAAATCGAAGAGGAAACCAAGCACGATGTAATCGCCTTCCTGACTAACCTGGAAGAATCCATCGGCCCGGATTCCCGTTTCATCCACTTGGGTCTGACCTCTTCCGACGTACTGGACACCAGTTTCGCCTTACTCCTCAAGGAGGCCATGCAGCTGATCCTGAGGGATCTTGAGGAATTCATGACCGTGGTCCGCGAAAGGGCCCTTGAGCACAAGTACACCGTTATGATCGGTCGGTCCCATGGTATTCATGCCGAACCCATCACCTTCGG encodes the following:
- the orn gene encoding oligoribonuclease, whose protein sequence is MSRPLIWIDLEMSGLDPEKQVILEIASLVTDGDLHILARGPNIAIHYPEASLGGMDPWSKTQHEESGLLDRVRASSFTCEQAEEETLKFLSSHCKTGESPLCGNSVWQDRRFLIRHMPKLESFLHYRNIDVSSIKELVSRWYPTLPPYKKNKAHLAMSDILESIKELAYYREKVFVSLSSLRDTEKYGTIDPT
- a CDS encoding 2-dehydropantoate 2-reductase, producing MNFLVVGAGAMGCLFSARLKGAGYEVALLEKVPERARRINEQGIRVEGISGEYTAHVQAFIEVPSFSPDVVLICVKSTDTRKAAEGVRACVGPESRILTLQNGLGNVEILEEIFGKDRVLGGVTAEGATVLAPGHIRHAGRGETLIGPRSGEGNPVEEIVSAFNRAGFKSRSIENVQDLIWGKLIINVGINALTALTGLKNGRLVKFEGTLAIMEKAVEEADAVARAKGIHLPYPDPLARVKEVCEATAENVASMLQDILNKKTTEIDFINGAIVREGEALGIPTPVNFTLTALVRTIQKSYDERIF
- a CDS encoding sulfide/dihydroorotate dehydrogenase-like FAD/NAD-binding protein, whose product is MFEILKRQEMADGTVVMNEISAPLIAQKAKPGQFVILKANETGERIPLTMADTDPKKGTITIIYQVVGKSTALFKTLQAGDKFQDVIGPLGRPTDLEKVGTVVCVGGGTGIAVLHPITRGLKEIGNHVIAIIGARSKDLLILEDKMKAASHELHVCTDDGSYGHHGFVTEVLKEVLEKDKVGLVVGIGPVPMMKFVSKMTAEYKVKTLVSLNAIMVDGTGMCGCCRVSIGGKTKFACVDGPEFDGHQVDFEELAQRLEAYKDEERQAYERFMAECRAD
- the gltA gene encoding NADPH-dependent glutamate synthase — its product is MPEKAQKKEKIPRQPMPEQEPEVRRRNFKEVPLGYTPELAMKEAERCLQCKKPSCMEGCPVSVNIPEFIKFIKEGDFTKAIRKIWERNALPAVCGRVCPQEIQCEGKCILGKKGEPVAIGNLERFVADWERVNGKGELPPKASPTGKKVAVVGSGPAGLTVAGDLILKGHEVTIFEAFHKPGGVLTYGIPEFRLPKEIVFSEVHFLERLGCRVECNVVVGRTITLDEIFAQGFDAIFVAVGAGLPSFLNIPGENLIGIYSANEYLTRSNLMKAYLFPEYDTPIAHGKNVVVIGAGNVAMDSARTAMRLGAEKVRIVYRRSRAEMPARAAEIHHAEEEGIEFFLLTAPTRFIGDEKGRVTGMECLKMELGEPDDSGRRRPVPVEGSEFVLDCDLAVISVGAGANPLLTQSTPDLKLNKWGYILADPKTGKTTKKAVWAGGDIVTGQATVILAAGAGRIASDSIHDYLTWGW
- a CDS encoding DUF342 domain-containing protein, producing MTEKEHQIVYCPVCNFSYRVPKALLGRDLPCKQCGAVFPLAPVKGADEKEHPCEPAEAQGIDCNDGTLLIGKLTVKYMFASREQVMEVVLEQAKMVKEGQSVPLGQLLLHRGVINENQLNFLLSVQSLIQTRQADLRFGRLAVENQFATQDDVNHALEQQKRIFKKKKVVVSIGELLVRSGTMTPQQRDSILRRQEALHQEQAEGESEAVAPPRVSREGPPFRLEVSEDRLTALLVPREDEGLPPIPVTLADVKAFLRSHGIVHGIIEDFLIQRYLESQFGEGKHLLVAQGTPPEEAGERGIRFYFDRPQPGDDTKGSEGRPDFSRVKRGDVLAEYFPEEGEVGMDVFGNPIPPPMPESPPFRAGPGVSLSREALKVIAEVDGRPVIQADGCISVLPLLEIDGDVDIKRGNIEFEGDIRVSGSVQNGLQVKGVKIFAGEILRAEIESQEDVVVSGGIIGTRMKAGGLVSSTFVRDAQIEAGGDVVIEKEIIDSRIETSGSLSIPEGVVFSSMISAKKGIRAGQIGSEKTKPCTLIVGEDMRIRKAIESLREELAAKEEKIREIRLRLEKIKKESDKAQEELGNLAQEQDRDRMTLKQLQEKMQEPEAAGDEEQRLRIEATMKALQERIEGREKDLEGLFEEQDRLSGEKSDLEKKAVPVEEEIRGIQDKIAELNARRQAEKGVPEVRVTGSIFRDTTVKGINASLTLPDRHENVLIKEVKTRGVGDKIEWKIRLTRPI
- the panB gene encoding 3-methyl-2-oxobutanoate hydroxymethyltransferase, with the protein product MDRKKVTIAELHQKKVSGQKITMMTAYDYPTAALVDEAGIDTILVGDSLGMVVLGYESTVPVTMDEMIHHCKAVTRAVKGAFVVGDMPFMSYHASVEKAIENAGRFIKEAACDCVKLEGGSEMAPVVQAIVRAGIPVCAHIGLTPQTATMLSGFKVQGKDAESAKALVQSAEDLEEAGAFMIVMECIPDLLASKITRKLRIPTIGIGAGKDCDGQVLVYHDLVGLFERFTPKFVKQYINLAPKIREALAKFKAEVEEGSFPGPEHTFAMQPEEAKKIE